In a genomic window of Mustela nigripes isolate SB6536 chromosome 8, MUSNIG.SB6536, whole genome shotgun sequence:
- the HCAR2 gene encoding LOW QUALITY PROTEIN: hydroxycarboxylic acid receptor 2 (The sequence of the model RefSeq protein was modified relative to this genomic sequence to represent the inferred CDS: deleted 2 bases in 1 codon), producing the protein MNLPKQQDHFLEINKKNCCVFRDDFIANVLPPVLGLEFVFGLLGNGLALWIFCFHLKSWKSSRIFLFNLAVADFLLIICLPFLTDNYVRKWDWRFGDVACRLMLFMLAMNRQGSIIFLTVVAVDRYFRVVHPHHALNKISNRTAAIISCLLWGVTIGLTGHLLYKKMLIRNRDANLCSSFSICHTFRWHDAMFLLEFVLPLAIILFCSARIIWSLRQRQMDRHAKIKRAINFIMVVAVVFIICFLPSVAVRIRIFWLLHTTGTRNCDIYRSVDLAFFLTLSFTYMNSMLDPLVYYFSSPSFPNFFSTLINRYLRKKAPQEADNIQSTSMELTADLSTTRSVPDNLVAHIGEPWNPSYLPPASLNHRAKKGDCHQEPGSLGIGSGWVHRDHREMGPVVSRGFQIQRIGFREEVWQSGLPGRGASPEDSCRGNRE; encoded by the exons ATGAACCTGCCCAAGCAGCAGGATCATTTTCTGGAAATAAACAAGAAGAACTGCTGCGTGTTCCGGGATGACTTCATCGCCAACGTGCTGCCCCCAGTGCTGGGGCTGGAGTTTGTGTTCGGGCTCCTGGGCAATGGCCTTGCGCTGTGGATTTTCTGCTTTCACCTCAAGTCCTGGAAATCCAGCCGGATTTTCCTGTTCAACTTGGCTGTGGCTGACTTTCTCTTGATCATCTGTCTGCCATTCCTGACGGACAACTACGTGCGGAAATGGGACTGGAGGTTCGGGGACGTCGCTTGCCGGCTGATGCTGTTCATGCTGGCCATGAACCGCCAAGGCAGCATCATCTTCCTCACGGTGGTGGCCGTGGACAGGTACTTCCGGGTGGTTCACCCTCACCACGCTCTCAACAAGATCTCGAATCGGACGGCGGCCATCATCTCCTGCCTCTTGTGGGGTGTCACCATCGGGCTGACGGGTCACCTCCTGTACAAGAAGATGCTGATCAGGAACCGAGACGCCAATCTGTGCAGCAGCTTCAGCATCTGCCATACCTTCCGGTGGCATGATGCCATGTTCCTCCTGGAGTTCGTCCTGCCCCTGGCCATCATCCTGTTCTGCTCGGCCAGAATCATCTGGAGTCTGCGCCAGCGGCAGATGGACAGACACGCCAAGATCAAGAGGGCCATCAACTTCATCATGGTGGTGGCCGTCGTCTTCATCATCTGTTTCCTGCCCAGCGTAGCCGTGCGCATCCGCATCTTCTGGCTCTTGCACACCACGGGCACGAGGAACTGTGACATCTATCGCTCCGTGGACCTGGCGTTTTTCCTCACCCTGAGCTTCACCTACATGAACAGCATGCTGGACCCTTTGGTGTACTACTTCTCCAGCCCATCTTTCCCCAACTTCTTCTCCACCCTGATCAACCGCTACCTGCGGAAAAAGGCGCCCCAAGAAGCAGATAATATCCAGAGCACAAGCATGGAGCTCACTGCAGATCTGAGCACCACCAGGAGCGTGCCAGACAATTTAGTGGCCCACATTGGTGAGCCGTGGAACCCGTCTTATCTGCCCCCAGCTTCC CTAAATCACCGAGCCAAGAAGGGAGATTGTCACCAAGAACCAGGGTCTCTGGGGATAGGGTCTGGCTGGGTGCACAGAGACCATCGTGAGATGGGGCCCGTGGTTTCCCGGGGCTTCCAGATTCAGAGAATCGGATTTAGAGAAGAGGTGTGGCAGAGTGGGCTGCCTGGTCGTGGAGCGTCCCCAGAGGACTCTTGCAGGGGGAACAGAGAGTAA